The following nucleotide sequence is from Leptolyngbya subtilissima AS-A7.
AGATACCATTCGAGATTTTCTCCGATATGAATCCTGAAGCTATAGTAATTATTCACGATGATCCAGCAGAAATCTGCAAGAGACTAAACCAAAGAGACAAGGTCAGATACAGTGAAAGCTTTGTAGAGAGATTTCAATCACAAGAGATTGAATACGCCAGAATCGTAGCAGAAAGCTTGAATATACCCCATATCCTTTGCAAGCTCGAAGAGGGAAAACAGGAGGGATATGTATTTTTGAAGAATTTGCTTGAAGGAAGGTAACAAAATGAGAGTTTTATTAGATACAAATATTTTGATTCATAGAGAATCCAGAAAGGTTTTAAAGAGTGAAATAGGAGTTTTATTCAATTGGCTTGATAAACTTAAATATCAGAAATGCATCCATCCACTCTCGCTTGAAGAGCTTGAGAGCCATAAAGATCCTGAAGTTGTTAACACCATAAAAGCGAAGATAAAAAATTACAACCTCCTCAAAACACTTGCACCAGAAGTTGATAAAATTCTGGAAATTCGAAAAAAAACATGATACAAGCAGAAATGATTGGATCGACACTTCTTTGTTAAAAGAGGTTTTTTGTGATCGAATTGACATCCTGATAACTGAAGACAGAAAGATCCACAAAAAATCAGATGAACTAGATGTATCGCATAAAGTCTTCAATATCGACTCTTTTTTAGAGAAGGTTAATGCTGAGAACCCGCAGCTTGCGGATTACCAGGTCCTCTCTGTCAAAAGAGAATATTTCGGCAACATGAATTTAGAAGATTCTTTCTTTGATTCGTTGAAGGAAGATTATCCAGGTTTTGATAGATGGTTTAATCGAAAGGCTGATGAAACAGCATATATATGCCGATCTGACGAAGGAGCTTTATTGGCATTCCTGTACATAAAAATAGAAGATTTTAATGAGAACTATTATGATATTCAGCCAGCCTTTAAACCTAAAAAACGATTGAAGATTGGGACTTTTAAGGTAATTCTAAATGGCTTCAAGCTAGGGGAAAGATTTCTAAAGATTGCCTTCGATAATGCTCTTCTATTTTGCGTTGATGAAATATATGTGACGGTCTTCAATAGAACATCTGATCAGCAAAGATTAATGTTTCTGCTTGAGGATTGGGGGTTTTCCCAACATGGAATCAAAGGTTGCCTGGGAAGCGGAGAAGAGGTTGTTCTAACTAGAAGTATGTCTAAGGCTTTTAATTCAGCCACTCCTCGGCATTCGTATCCCTATATTTCAAAGTCGACAAACAAATTTATCGTTCCGATTTACCCTGAATACCATACAGAACTCTTTCCTGACTCAATCTTAAAAACTGAATCACATATCAACTTTGTAGAGAATAAGCCAAACAGAAATGCCATACAAAAAGTTTACATATCTCGCTCTTATGAAAGAAATCTAAGCTCTGGAGATATAATTGTGTTTTATAGAACCAAGTTTAATGGTTCGGCACATTATACTTCTGTCGCTACAACTCTTGGAATAGTTGAAAGTGTCATAACAAACATACCAAATTTGTCCAGCTTCATTTCGCTATGTAGGAAAAGAAGTGTTTTCACAGACGCAGGCTTGGCCAAGTATTGGAACTATGACTCTGGGAATCGCCCATTTATTGTCAATTTTCTTTATGCCTATTCTTTCCCAAAGCGTCCGATTTTAAAGGTGCTATTGGAGCGAGGAATTATTGATGAGGCTCCGCGAGGCTTTAAGAGATTAAACGATATAGCATTCGACAGACTTTTGGAGGAAGCTAATGCAGAACATAGTTTTATTGTCGATTAAGCCTGAGTTTGCAGAAAGGATTTTTTCTGGCGAAAAAAAGTACGAATTTCGCAAAACGCTCTTCAAAAGTAGCTCTGTAAAAAAAATTGTTGTTTATGCCTCTAGTCCAGTCAAGAAGATAATCGGGGAATTTGAAATTGATTGTATCTTATCTCTAAAAGTTGACGAACTCTGGCTAAAGACTTGTCAACATTCAGGTATAAGCAAGGATTTTTACGACTATTATTTTGATGGAAAGTGCATCGGTCATGCCATCAAGATTAAGAACACTGTTAGATATTTCAAACCTAAAGATTTAATATCTTATAACTTGCACTTTGCTCCACAATCTTTTATCTATTTGCCAGATACACAAGGCAAGCAATTAGCATTACTCTAAACTTAAAAATTCCTAGACTTTTAGACCTAGTAAGTAGGTTTAGTAGTGCCTACCATACAGGTATTGTCTGGTAGTCAGATTTCATCGCCTAGATAAAGCTTGACGAAAACCTCAGCCGCTTCAGGGTTCATAGATTTTAGTGCCCTAACAAGCTCAACTACTGTTTCGGCTGATGGATCGCGCTTCTCATTCGCCCATCGGTAGACATTATTGCGTTCAACATCCAGCACGGCGGCAAGGCTGTACTGGCTGATGTTGTAAGTCTCAAGCACTTGCTTGAGAGCGGCTCCTGCTTTTCCCATGCCTCCATCTTTCCAGAGGATGCTGTTCCCTCTAGCATCTAAAGGGTTGACGCAGTCAGAACTGACGCTATAATTTTGGCATCCAATTTGACGCTACTGATGGAGTCTTCTATGTCATCCAACACTACCGCTCGCTACAGTGCCCGCATCCTCAACCCTGAATCCTCCGAGCCAGTCCACCTCGAACTCACCCTCAAACTCCACAGCTACCCCCACCCCGATCGCGAACCCGTCAAAATTCTCGTCATCGGCAGCAAGCGCTCTGTGAGTTCCATCGTCGTCGCCCTCCACCAGCTCGGCTTTGCCGAAATCTTTGAGTGGACAGACTTTCTCAGCGCTCCCAACAGCGATCGCCCCCTGCAATTTCAACCCCACGAGGTGATGAAAGCTTTGGTGAAATACATGCCAAGGGAATAACTCATTTCCGTGGGCTAGGGCTTGTTCGCGCCACCTGTCCTGCTCTCCGCCCAGAATCGCTATAGTTGGTTGGGGTGCTGCGGCAGTTTTGTCTGCTGTTCTACCGGGTTCTCTAGAGGTCGCCTACCTCAGCCCCTGCTCCAGGGATGTAGTCGTAATTTAGGGAAACCGTATGAGCTGTCGTCCTGTCCTTGAGTAGATTTTGCGATGCGATATTGGTTAGTTTTAGCCCTCACCCTGAGTGTAGTGAGCCTCTCCCCAACCAACACCCCTGCCCAATCCCCCGCTGCCCCCGCCAGTCCCCAGCCCCAGAGCGAAGTAGACCAACTCTTCCTAACGCGAGGCAGAAACATAGCCCGCGCTGCCGCCGAGACCGCCAATGGAGGGTTGGGGAACTACATGGCTGAGCCCGCCATGCATGGCCCCACGGCAAATGCCCCCGTGGTGGTCAACGAGGATGGTTCCCTCCGGTTTACCTTCAAGGGCTTTCGCCCCGAAGATAGAGATATCAACGGCAACCCCACCTTCTCCTTTGAAACAGAGGTGCTGATCAACCCTGACCGGACCTTTCAAGTCGTCTACAACGGTCCCATTCGCCCAGTCGCTCCTTAACCGCTTTGTAGGGGCATTGCATGCAATGCCCCTACGGGGTATGGGGAATGAACCAGGGTTATGCGATTCGGATTTGTCTAATACCCGCTCAGAGAACCCCGCTGCTTGGCAGTGGCTTCGGCCCAGCGGAAAACAAGCAGCCCCAGGGCAAAATAGACGATCCCGTTGAGCAGGGCCAGACCGTAGGTAAACCAGTCTAGACCCAGGCTTCGGGCCATGAGGTCGCGCAGCAGGCCGGTGCTGGGCAGCATGGGCAACAGAAACCGCAGATACTGCATCAGTCCGGTCGATTCTTCCAGCGGGGCCGCCAGCAAAAACAGCAGCAGAAACTGAAAAATCCCCAAAACTTGCTGCACCCGCTTAAACACCAGCGCCGCCGCCCCCATCAAAAAAGACAGGCCATAACCGGCCAGCAGCAGCGAAGTCAGCGGCAGCAGCAAGATGGGAGGGAATGCCAAGCGACTGCCAGAAAGCCCCATCAAGAGCAGCAACACCACGATCAGAATGACCAACCGCAGGGCCAGGCTGGCAAAGGCTCTGGCCAAAAACACTCGCGGTGCCCCATAGGGGGAGAGAAAGACCTGCTCCAGAGTGCCGGTTTCGGCTTCGATCTGCAGATTGATGGCAATGTCGTTGTTGACAGAAATAATCAGGGTCCACATGGCATAGCCGAGGACTACCGAATCAAGGCGATCGCCAAAGGCAAACCCCGGCCCGGCAATGTACTGGGCACTGGTAAACAGACCGTAGAAGACGGCCAAGATGATGACGATCCCAGAGATCACCTCCGTGGGGTAGCGGATGAACTGAATCCAGGTGCGCTTGAGTTCGGCGTGCAGCAGATCGATCATGGAGAATCATCCGGTTGGTCTTTGACCAGTTTGAGAAATACCTGGGTGAGGTCAGCGCGATCGCGCTGCACCGACACCAGCGGCAGAGGGCTCAGCGCCCCCAGCAGCCCATAGAGATTTTCTGGAGTGCCAGCGTAGACAA
It contains:
- a CDS encoding ABC transporter permease, whose amino-acid sequence is MIDLLHAELKRTWIQFIRYPTEVISGIVIILAVFYGLFTSAQYIAGPGFAFGDRLDSVVLGYAMWTLIISVNNDIAINLQIEAETGTLEQVFLSPYGAPRVFLARAFASLALRLVILIVVLLLLMGLSGSRLAFPPILLLPLTSLLLAGYGLSFLMGAAALVFKRVQQVLGIFQFLLLFLLAAPLEESTGLMQYLRFLLPMLPSTGLLRDLMARSLGLDWFTYGLALLNGIVYFALGLLVFRWAEATAKQRGSLSGY
- a CDS encoding helix-turn-helix domain-containing protein, yielding MGKAGAALKQVLETYNISQYSLAAVLDVERNNVYRWANEKRDPSAETVVELVRALKSMNPEAAEVFVKLYLGDEI